One stretch of Rhinolophus ferrumequinum isolate MPI-CBG mRhiFer1 chromosome 3, mRhiFer1_v1.p, whole genome shotgun sequence DNA includes these proteins:
- the RPS12 gene encoding 40S ribosomal protein S12, translating into MAEEGIAAGGVMDVNTALQEVLKTALIHDGLARGIREAAKALDKRQAHLCVLASNCDEPMYVKLVEALCAEHQINLIKVDDNKKLGEWVGLCKIDREGKPRKVVGCSCVVVKDYGKESQAKDVIEEYFKCKK; encoded by the exons ATGGCCGAGGAAGG CATTGCTGCTGGAGGTGTAATGGACGTCAATACTGctttacaagaggtgctgaagACCGCCCTCATCCACGATGGCCTGGCACGTGGAATTCGCGAAGCTGCCAAAGCCTTAGACAA GCGCCAAGCCCATCTTTGTGTGCTTGCATCCAACTGTGATGAACCTATGTACGTCAAGTTGGTGGAGGCCCTCTGTGCTGAACACCAAATCAATCTAATTAAG GTTGATGACAACAAGAAACTAGGGGAATGGGTAGGCCTCTGTAAAATCGACAGAGAGGGAAAGCCCCGTAAAGTGGTTGGTTGCAGTTGTGTGGTGGTTAAG GATTATGGCAAAGAGTCTCAGGCCAAGGATGTCATCGAGGAGTACTTCAAAtgcaagaaatga